CTGCGTGGGAAATTTGATATGGAGTAAGACGCGCAAATACCGATAGTACTGatgttttaatttattattgaCAATTAATTAAACCTGTGAAATGGGTATATGTCTATTAATGCTTTATGCTAATGTCTAATTGCCGATGATAAGAAATTTAGGAGGACTCGGCCAGGGTGACCGGGTTCTGGACCACGGGGTACTTGGGGATGTTGGGATTGAACACGGACTGGCACCGGGCGTTGTAATCGCCGGTACTTCCGATTTCAATGGCCAGCTCGTTGCCAGGAACTCCGAGCTTCGCCAAGGGTCCGTTGGTGGGCTTGGCTTGGTCCCAGCCCGGTCCAGCGCTGGGGTTCTTGATCCAGGCAACAAACCAGTTATTCATGTAATCAGCCAACGCCTGCTCCGCCTCTGTAACGTCGGTCAGTTTCGAGAAACACTCATTGCCTCCGTGGAAGAATGGCACTTCGCTTCCGTGCGATGCGCCGATTCCTGGGATGCCAATGACGTTGTCGTAGTCACCGAACCAACGGTACACCCAGGTAGGCTGCTCGTTCGCACGGACGTCGATCAAGTAGTCAGTGGGACAGAAGAATCGAGCGTCTCCGTACGAGGCACCGCTCATGAGGGACACCGTTTCATAGTCCGAGGCGTTGTAGGCGGCCAGGAGCTCGTCATCAGGCACGTGAGCCATGTCGGCATCGAAGGTGTTAATCCATTGGGAGAAATTGGTGTTCTCACTGGAGTAAACCATACCGAAGAGCTTGCCCTCCTGGTCGGAGTTGCCGACGATCAAGGGAAGCGACTTGGGGTAGTTGCCAGCCGCGAAGCGCGACTTGTAGTCAGAGAAGCGGGTGATGTTGTCCACGATCGGAGAGAACCAGGTGTTGGAGGTCGAATTGAAGTAGGACGTCTGGATCGAGTACACATCCACTTCACGAAGACAATCCAGGGTAGGGTTGCTGGAGTCACAGCTGAGTGTAACACCGGCGGCTTCAATGTCCTGAGCCACTTGAGTCAAGGCGACGCCGGCAGGGGCGATGGCGGGCCCCGACTCGGCATTGGCGGACATTTCGATCGCACCCGCCAGGAATGTCTCGGGATGATTCCACAAGTAATGATCAACCTACATCGCGATCAAATTAGCCACCGGGACAATCTTCCGCGTCAAATGGCCATTGGAACCGAAGGATTTGTGAATTACTTACATGAACAGCGCCGGAGGAGTGACCACCTAAAACAATGCGGGTCTTATCGCCACCAAATCCTGCAATGATGTTAACGCATAACCAAGGGACAAGAATGCTTTCTACATACCTCTGATGTTGTCGTAAACCCACTGCAAGGCCATCTCGACATCGAGAATGCCAAAGTTCTGCGATTGGCCTTCGAGCTCGGGAGCGTAGGGAGAAGCATAAATGCTCTCACGGTAGTTAACGTTCACGTAGATCACATCCTTGCGAGCGAAGTTGTATCCTTGCCACTGAGCATTGCTGTTGCCACCAGTAACCATTGCACCGCCATAGATGTAGACAAAGACCTGTGCATTTGTTAGCCAATCCTCTATAGAAGTCCCGGTGAAAATATGAGGAACTCACGGGAAGGTTAGAGCCATTCTGAGGGGTCCAGATCTGTAGAAAACGATTTGGTCAGTATTCAATAGTAGCAAACAATATAAATGCAGGATAAAATACATTCAGGTTCAAGCAGTCCTCGCCCTGAGCAACGATGGCGCTGCCGGACATAGCCTGCGCACAGGAAGGGCCATAGGAGGTCGCATCGAATTCAGCCGTGGCGGACTTGCCCAAGCTCTGAGGAGCCTTCCACCGATTCTCACCAGCAGTCGACTGCGCAAAAGGGATTCCCAGGAAAACATTGGTGCCGTTCTCCACAAATCCCTTGACAAGACCTTGCTCGGTCAAGACCGAGGGCGTGCCTTGGAAAGTGGCACCAGCGCGGCCCTCCAAAAGAGCGACAGCAGTGACAGCAAGGCAGGCTGCCCGCTCAAGAAGATCCCAGATGACGCCCATGGTGAAATCCCTTCAAGAAAGGAGTATATGGTGAACCGAAGAGGAGAAATAAAGGGATGAAGAAATCCGCGGCTATTTAAACTAGActcttaattttattttatgcTTTCGGGACCCGtccggaagaagaaatccacGTTTGGCCTCCTTAACCCTAGTTCGATTTCGAATCCTACCGTTCTTTTACTCCGATTCTCCATTCTGCTTTACCCAAGGGAGTCCCACAGAAACATTTTGACATCGGCTAATCGATTGTCTCAGCCACGTGGTAGCGATAAACTGGGCCTTGATCTAATGAATTATAGTGCTTGGCCATCGGGTCCCACCctcggagaagaaaagccgTTCGCTAGCCACTGGTTGGTTTTTTCGGCAGTGCCATCATTAGCAAATATTTTCTACAGGCGCgcttctcattcttttttgtggTTTCTAGCGCCAACTCCCTCGTGGCGATATGGATCTGTTGGTGTGGATCTCGCGCTTTCTCTCGACGCCTCTCTCGACGCCTCTTCGTGTTTATCGATTTTTTTGCCCCTCCACTAACTATCATTCCGGCTGTTATGAGGAGCCAACACGTAATAAAAACACGGTAGAGAAACGTGTGTGTTCTTTCGGATACTCCAACACAACCTTAAGTCCCTTCATGCCCTTCATATTTGATGTAAGCCTCACCTGTTTTGCCCTCTTCTTTTGAATCAATTCTATGCATAGATGCCCTTATCTTCATACAGACAATCGTACATAATCTCGCACCCAACATAGAACAAGTAACCCACGCAACC
This Aspergillus flavus chromosome 1, complete sequence DNA region includes the following protein-coding sequences:
- a CDS encoding carboxylesterase; protein product: MGVIWDLLERAACLAVTAVALLEGRAGATFQGTPSVLTEQGLVKGFVENGTNVFLGIPFAQSTAGENRWKAPQSLGKSATAEFDATSYGPSCAQAMSGSAIVAQGEDCLNLNIWTPQNGSNLPVFVYIYGGAMVTGGNSNAQWQGYNFARKDVIYVNVNYRESIYASPYAPELEGQSQNFGILDVEMALQWVYDNIRGFGGDKTRIVLGGHSSGAVHVDHYLWNHPETFLAGAIEMSANAESGPAIAPAGVALTQVAQDIEAAGVTLSCDSSNPTLDCLREVDVYSIQTSYFNSTSNTWFSPIVDNITRFSDYKSRFAAGNYPKSLPLIVGNSDQEGKLFGMVYSSENTNFSQWINTFDADMAHVPDDELLAAYNASDYETVSLMSGASYGDARFFCPTDYLIDVRANEQPTWVYRWFGDYDNVIGIPGIGASHGSEVPFFHGGNECFSKLTDVTEAEQALADYMNNWFVAWIKNPSAGPGWDQAKPTNGPLAKLGVPGNELAIEIGSTGDYNARCQSVFNPNIPKYPVVQNPVTLAESS